A stretch of the Nematostella vectensis chromosome 1, jaNemVect1.1, whole genome shotgun sequence genome encodes the following:
- the LOC5520398 gene encoding hydroxyacid-oxoacid transhydrogenase, mitochondrial isoform X1: protein MASSNVRDKALQLMKLVTSASCRCPAHSQAFSAGHRLGSSAANKQPEKEYAFEMASSSIRFGEGVTREVGMDFKNLGVRKVCLITDSKLARLPPVEQAVESLVTHGVNHEVYDKTRIEPTDASFKDCIAFAKAGQFDSFLAVGGGSVIDTAKAANLYLSHPDNDFLDFVNAPVGKGLPVTRPVKPLIAIPTTAGTGSETTGVAIFDYQPLNAKTGIANRAIRPMLGIVDPLHTLHMPERVTANSGFDVLCHAIESFTAIPYKERGPCPPNPNMRPAYQGSNPVSDVWSRHALSIIHKYMKRSVRDPHDLEARSQMHLASVYAGIGFGNAGVHLCHGMSYPISGLVKSYKAKDYDPSHPIVPHGLSVVVTAPAVFRFTAPSCPDRHIEAARLMGADTSNVKQADAGPLLADTLLEFMHSLDVDDGLQAFGYSTADIPNLVKGTIPQHRVTKLAPAGAPGEEELARLFEDSLSLY from the exons ATGGCGTCCTCCAATGTGCGCGACAAAGCTTTACAGCTTATGAAGCTTGTTACCTCTGCATC CTGCAGATGTCCTGCCCACTCCCAAGCATTTAGTGCAG GCCACAGACTTGGCTCTTCAGCAGCAAATAAACAGCCAGAAAAAGAGTATGCATTTGAG ATGGCTAGCTCCAGTATAAGGTTTGGTGAAGGTGTTACAAGAGAGGTTGGCATG GATTTCAAGAATCTGGGGGTCAGAAAGGTCTGCTTGATAACTGATTCAAAG CTTGCAAGACTCCCACCAGTAGAGCAAGCTGTGGAGTCTCTAGTAACTCATGGTGTAAACCATGAGGTTTATGATAAAACCAGGATTGAACCTACTGATGCAAG TTTTAAAGACTGCATTGCTTTTGCCAAGGCAGGGCAGTTTGACTCATTTCTGGCTGTTGGAGGTGGATCTGTTATAGACACAGCAAAGGCTGCCAATTTATATCTGTCACACCCTGACAATGACTTCCTTGACTTTGTCAATGCTCCTGTTGGCAAGGGATTGCCTGTTACTAGACCAGTCAAACCGCTCATTGCAA TTCCAACTACTGCTGGCACAG GAAGTGAAACAACAGGAGTCGCAATCTTTGACTACCAACCATTGAATGCAAAAACAG GAATAGCTAACAGAGCTATTCGACCCATGTTGGGTATTGTTGATCCACTTCACACCTTGCATATGCCAGAGCGTGTCACAGCTAACAGTGGATTTGATGTCTTGTG CCATGCAATCGAGTCGTTCACTGCCATTCCTTATAAGGAGCGTGGTCCGTGTCCTCCTAACCCTAATATGCGACCTGCCTACCAGGGCAGTAATCCTGTTAGCGATGTATGGTCTAGACACGCCCTCAGCATTATACACAAGTACATGAAAAG GTCTGTTCGAGACCCACATGATTTGGAGGCGCGGTCGCAGATGCACCTGGCCAGTGTTTACGCGGGAATTGGGTTTGGAAACGCAGGTGTACATTTGTG CCATGGTATGTCTTACCCCATATCAGGCCTTGTAAAGTCGTACAAGGCAAAAGATTACGACCCAAGTCACCccatagtg CCTCACGGTCTGTCTGTGGTGGTGACAGCTCCCGCAGTTTTTCGGTTTACAGCGCCTTCCTGTCCCGACAGGCACATTGAGGCGGCCCGTCTTATGG GCGCAGACACGAGTAACGTCAAGCAAGCAGACGCCGGTCCTCTACTTGCCGACACTCTGCTCGAGTTCATGCATTCTCTAGACGTCGATGACGGGCTTCAAGCGTTCGGTTACTCCACAGCAGATATCCCGAACCTAGTCAAGGGGACAATACCACAACACAGGGTCACTAAACTAGCCCCAGCAGGGGCCCCTGGGGAAGAAGAACTCGCAAGGCTGTTTGAAGACTCCTTGTCGTTGTACTGA
- the LOC5520398 gene encoding hydroxyacid-oxoacid transhydrogenase, mitochondrial isoform X2, with translation MASSNVRDKALQLMKLVTSASCRCPAHSQAFSAGHRLGSSAANKQPEKEYAFEMASSSIRFGEGVTREVGMDFKNLGVRKVCLITDSKLARLPPVEQAVESLVTHGVNHEVYDKTRIEPTDASFKDCIAFAKAGQFDSFLAVGGGSVIDTAKAANLYLSHPDNDFLDFVNAPVGKGLPVTRPVKPLIAIPTTAGTGSETTGVAIFDYQPLNAKTERVTANSGFDVLCHAIESFTAIPYKERGPCPPNPNMRPAYQGSNPVSDVWSRHALSIIHKYMKRSVRDPHDLEARSQMHLASVYAGIGFGNAGVHLCHGMSYPISGLVKSYKAKDYDPSHPIVPHGLSVVVTAPAVFRFTAPSCPDRHIEAARLMGADTSNVKQADAGPLLADTLLEFMHSLDVDDGLQAFGYSTADIPNLVKGTIPQHRVTKLAPAGAPGEEELARLFEDSLSLY, from the exons ATGGCGTCCTCCAATGTGCGCGACAAAGCTTTACAGCTTATGAAGCTTGTTACCTCTGCATC CTGCAGATGTCCTGCCCACTCCCAAGCATTTAGTGCAG GCCACAGACTTGGCTCTTCAGCAGCAAATAAACAGCCAGAAAAAGAGTATGCATTTGAG ATGGCTAGCTCCAGTATAAGGTTTGGTGAAGGTGTTACAAGAGAGGTTGGCATG GATTTCAAGAATCTGGGGGTCAGAAAGGTCTGCTTGATAACTGATTCAAAG CTTGCAAGACTCCCACCAGTAGAGCAAGCTGTGGAGTCTCTAGTAACTCATGGTGTAAACCATGAGGTTTATGATAAAACCAGGATTGAACCTACTGATGCAAG TTTTAAAGACTGCATTGCTTTTGCCAAGGCAGGGCAGTTTGACTCATTTCTGGCTGTTGGAGGTGGATCTGTTATAGACACAGCAAAGGCTGCCAATTTATATCTGTCACACCCTGACAATGACTTCCTTGACTTTGTCAATGCTCCTGTTGGCAAGGGATTGCCTGTTACTAGACCAGTCAAACCGCTCATTGCAA TTCCAACTACTGCTGGCACAG GAAGTGAAACAACAGGAGTCGCAATCTTTGACTACCAACCATTGAATGCAAAAACAG AGCGTGTCACAGCTAACAGTGGATTTGATGTCTTGTG CCATGCAATCGAGTCGTTCACTGCCATTCCTTATAAGGAGCGTGGTCCGTGTCCTCCTAACCCTAATATGCGACCTGCCTACCAGGGCAGTAATCCTGTTAGCGATGTATGGTCTAGACACGCCCTCAGCATTATACACAAGTACATGAAAAG GTCTGTTCGAGACCCACATGATTTGGAGGCGCGGTCGCAGATGCACCTGGCCAGTGTTTACGCGGGAATTGGGTTTGGAAACGCAGGTGTACATTTGTG CCATGGTATGTCTTACCCCATATCAGGCCTTGTAAAGTCGTACAAGGCAAAAGATTACGACCCAAGTCACCccatagtg CCTCACGGTCTGTCTGTGGTGGTGACAGCTCCCGCAGTTTTTCGGTTTACAGCGCCTTCCTGTCCCGACAGGCACATTGAGGCGGCCCGTCTTATGG GCGCAGACACGAGTAACGTCAAGCAAGCAGACGCCGGTCCTCTACTTGCCGACACTCTGCTCGAGTTCATGCATTCTCTAGACGTCGATGACGGGCTTCAAGCGTTCGGTTACTCCACAGCAGATATCCCGAACCTAGTCAAGGGGACAATACCACAACACAGGGTCACTAAACTAGCCCCAGCAGGGGCCCCTGGGGAAGAAGAACTCGCAAGGCTGTTTGAAGACTCCTTGTCGTTGTACTGA
- the LOC5520397 gene encoding uncharacterized protein LOC5520397 isoform X2: MPSKTRRANFFITNLFFLFSIVTAHDVDTFAVAKKSNIKSCRGDTIFLEIKTNVVSPEITWLKGLEDKLPVTKSKHYSWDADRTTMKISDVHPSHSGHYSAQLRMNENITQIVKFTVVVQDISLRPHQTSTNIIIPYGGSTTLRVSPYPTSSPYLIQWKINGNPVYASGNSSHYKFMDNEGQPNAALVLEHAQSEQEGTYEAVMKKWHCEAKTRFNIQLIKGISREVKIIVIACLVTVKVPLLAYIIYLDARRRRRNKKTADQDSDLEDVADMLSEDPVPSTGNQHAHDRHTIEKQHSTTIDKPQTEKQHSTTIDKPQTEKQHSTTIDKPHHMTDSDTIQISTYTQKEGSTDSVERRRSMTPDNQHDAPLARYLSDIRLESSDEDREYTNCQLKQAKAIDCSDLESGQSSLSSLIDLKSMQALFSSTK, from the exons ATGCCCTCCAAGACTAGACGAGCGAACTTTTTTATTACCAATTTATTCTTCTTGTTTTCAATAG TCACAGCTCATGATGTAGACACCTTCGCAGTCGCCAAAAAATCAAACATCAAAAGTTGCCGTGGAGATACTATCTTCCTGGAAATAAAGACCAACGTCGTCTCACCAGAGATCACGTGGCTAAAGGGGCTAGAGGATAAGTTGCCAGTTACCAAGTCCAAGCATTATTCATGGGATGCCGACCGAACGACAATGAAAATCAGTGATGTACACCCATCGCATTCAGGCCATTATTCTGCACAATTGAGGATGAATGAAAACATTACGCAAATCGTAAAGTTCACTGTCGTTGTACAAG ATATTAGTTTGAGACCTCATCAAACGTCAACAAACATAATAATACCGTATGGCGGCTCCACAACCCTTCGAGTCTCCCCATACCCCACCAGCAGCCCATATCTAATACAATGGAAAATAAACGGGAACCCTGTGTACGCCTCGGGTAACAGCAGCCACTATAAGTTCATGGACAATGAGGGTCAACCAAACGCTGCACTTGTACTTGAGCATGCGCAGAGTGAGCAGGAGGGGACATACGAGGCGGTTATGAAGAAATGGCATTGTGAAGCGAAGACGCGGTTTAATATTCAGCTGATAAAAG GCATCAGTCGAGAAGTGAAGATAATCGTCATCGCGTGTCTGGTGACGGTCAAGGTCCCATTGCTGGCCTATATTATCTATCTGGATGCGCGGCGCAGACGACGGAATAAGAAGACTGCTGACCAGGACAGCGACTTGGAGGATGTCGCAGACAT GTTATCAGAAGACCCAGTACCCAGCACCGGGAACCAACACGCTCACGATCGTCATACTATCGAGAAACAACACTCGACAACAATCGACAAACCTCAAACCGAGAAACAACACTCGACAACAATCGACAAACCGCAAACCGAGAAACAACACTCGACAACAATCGACAAACCTCATCACATGACCGATAGCGACACAATACAAATATCAACTTACACACAAAAGGAGGGATCGACGGACAGTGTCGAAAGACGTCGAAGCATGACTCCTGATAATCAGCACGATGCACCGCTTGCGAGATATCTCTCAGATATCAGACTTGAAAGTTCTGATGAAGATAGAGAGTATACAAACTGCCAGCTAAAGCAAGCTAAAGCTATCGATTGCTCAGATCTTGAAAGTGGCCAATCGTCGTTAAGTTCATTGATAGACTTGAAAAGTATGCAAGCTCTTTTTTCAAGTACTAAATAA
- the LOC5520397 gene encoding uncharacterized protein LOC5520397 isoform X1, with amino-acid sequence MPSKTRRANFFITNLFFLFSIVTAHDVDTFAVAKKSNIKSCRGDTIFLEIKTNVVSPEITWLKGLEDKLPVTKSKHYSWDADRTTMKISDVHPSHSGHYSAQLRMNENITQIVKFTVVVQDISLRPHQTSTNIIIPYGGSTTLRVSPYPTSSPYLIQWKINGNPVYASGNSSHYKFMDNEGQPNAALVLEHAQSEQEGTYEAVMKKWHCEAKTRFNIQLIKAGISREVKIIVIACLVTVKVPLLAYIIYLDARRRRRNKKTADQDSDLEDVADMLSEDPVPSTGNQHAHDRHTIEKQHSTTIDKPQTEKQHSTTIDKPQTEKQHSTTIDKPHHMTDSDTIQISTYTQKEGSTDSVERRRSMTPDNQHDAPLARYLSDIRLESSDEDREYTNCQLKQAKAIDCSDLESGQSSLSSLIDLKSMQALFSSTK; translated from the exons ATGCCCTCCAAGACTAGACGAGCGAACTTTTTTATTACCAATTTATTCTTCTTGTTTTCAATAG TCACAGCTCATGATGTAGACACCTTCGCAGTCGCCAAAAAATCAAACATCAAAAGTTGCCGTGGAGATACTATCTTCCTGGAAATAAAGACCAACGTCGTCTCACCAGAGATCACGTGGCTAAAGGGGCTAGAGGATAAGTTGCCAGTTACCAAGTCCAAGCATTATTCATGGGATGCCGACCGAACGACAATGAAAATCAGTGATGTACACCCATCGCATTCAGGCCATTATTCTGCACAATTGAGGATGAATGAAAACATTACGCAAATCGTAAAGTTCACTGTCGTTGTACAAG ATATTAGTTTGAGACCTCATCAAACGTCAACAAACATAATAATACCGTATGGCGGCTCCACAACCCTTCGAGTCTCCCCATACCCCACCAGCAGCCCATATCTAATACAATGGAAAATAAACGGGAACCCTGTGTACGCCTCGGGTAACAGCAGCCACTATAAGTTCATGGACAATGAGGGTCAACCAAACGCTGCACTTGTACTTGAGCATGCGCAGAGTGAGCAGGAGGGGACATACGAGGCGGTTATGAAGAAATGGCATTGTGAAGCGAAGACGCGGTTTAATATTCAGCTGATAAAAG CAGGCATCAGTCGAGAAGTGAAGATAATCGTCATCGCGTGTCTGGTGACGGTCAAGGTCCCATTGCTGGCCTATATTATCTATCTGGATGCGCGGCGCAGACGACGGAATAAGAAGACTGCTGACCAGGACAGCGACTTGGAGGATGTCGCAGACAT GTTATCAGAAGACCCAGTACCCAGCACCGGGAACCAACACGCTCACGATCGTCATACTATCGAGAAACAACACTCGACAACAATCGACAAACCTCAAACCGAGAAACAACACTCGACAACAATCGACAAACCGCAAACCGAGAAACAACACTCGACAACAATCGACAAACCTCATCACATGACCGATAGCGACACAATACAAATATCAACTTACACACAAAAGGAGGGATCGACGGACAGTGTCGAAAGACGTCGAAGCATGACTCCTGATAATCAGCACGATGCACCGCTTGCGAGATATCTCTCAGATATCAGACTTGAAAGTTCTGATGAAGATAGAGAGTATACAAACTGCCAGCTAAAGCAAGCTAAAGCTATCGATTGCTCAGATCTTGAAAGTGGCCAATCGTCGTTAAGTTCATTGATAGACTTGAAAAGTATGCAAGCTCTTTTTTCAAGTACTAAATAA
- the LOC5520396 gene encoding LOW QUALITY PROTEIN: RNA-splicing ligase RtcB homolog (The sequence of the model RefSeq protein was modified relative to this genomic sequence to represent the inferred CDS: inserted 1 base in 1 codon), translating into MPRSYKEECSFLERLSDSAFLIKKGFVPNMKVEGKFYINEHLEKLMFDELRHWCGAQGIGGFLPGVKQIANVAALPGIVGYSVGLPDVHSGYGFAIGNMAAFDMSLPEAVVSPGGVGFDINCGVRLLRTNLEEKDVQPVKERLAQSLFDHIPVGVGSKGVIPMGAKDLEDALEMGVDWSLREGYAWAEDKEHCEEYGRMLQADSAKVSAKAKKRGLPQLGTLGAGNHYAEIQVVDEIYNEFAAKKMGIDHKGQVCVMIHSGSRGLGHQVATDALVAMEKAMKRDKIEVNDRQLACAHINXPEGQDYLKGMAGAANYAWVNRSSMTFLTRQAFAKVFNSTPDDLDMHLIYDVSHNIAKVEEHFLDGRQRQLLVHRKGSTRAFPPHHPLIPVDYQLTGQPVLIGGTMGTCSYVLTGTEKGMTETFGTTCHGAGRALSRAKSRRNLDYQDVLENLAQKGISIRVASPKLVMEEAPESYKNVTDVVDTCHSAGISKKAIKLRPIAVIKG; encoded by the exons ATGCCTCGCTCATACAAGGAAGAATGTAGCTTTTTGGAGCGATTATCTGACAGTGCGTTTCTTATCAAGAAAGGTTTTGTTCCAAATATGAAG GTTGAGGGCAAATTCTACATCAACGAACATCTAGAAAAACTCATGTTTGATGAGCTGAGACACTGGTGTGGGGCACAAG GAATTGGTGGGTTTTTACCAGGGGTGAAACAGATTGCTAATGTGGCTGCTTTGCCAGGAATTGTAGGG TACTCAGTGGGCCTTCCAGATGTACACTCTGGCTATGGATTTGCTATTG GTAACATGGCAGCCTTTGATATGTCTCTTCCTGAAGCTGTAGTGTCTCCGG GTGGAGTGGGTTTTGATATAAACTGTGGAGTTCGATTACTCAGGACAAATCTGGAAGAAAAAGATGTTCAACCAGTTAAAGAAAGGCTGGCTCAg TCCCTATTTGACCACATTCCTGTTGGAGTTGGTTCAAAAGGTGTCATTCCTATGGGAGCCAA GGACCTAGAAGATGCTCTTGAGATGGGTGTGGACTGGTCTCTCCGAGAAG GGTATGCTTGGGCGGAAGACAAGGAACACTGTGAGGAATATGGCAGAATGCTACAAGCTGACAGTGCTAAAGTCAGCGCTAAAGCAAAGAAGCGCGGCTTACCTCAG CTTGGAACACTGGGGGCAGGTAACCACTATGCTGAGATCCAAGTCGTTGATGAGATTTACAATGAATTTGCTGCTAAAAAGATGGGAATTGACCACAAAGGTCAG GTATGTGTGATGATTCATAGTGGAAGTCGTGGCCTTGGTCACCAAGTTGCTACAG ATGCACTTGTGGCGATGGAAAAGGCGATGAAAAGGGATAAGATTGAGGTTAATGACAGGCAG CTGGCTTGTGCTCACATCA CTCCTGAGGGTCAAGATTACCTAAAGGGTATGGCAGGTGCTGCCAACTATGCCTGGGTTAATCGCTCCAGTATGACTTTCCTCACAAGACAGGCTTTTGCCAAAGTGTTCAACAGCACTCCAGATGACCTAGACATGCACTTGATCTATGATGTCTCACATAACATTGCTAAAGTTGAAGAGCAC TTTCTTGATGGACGGCAGAGACAGCTCCTCGTACATAGGAAGGGATCAACACGAGCCTTCCCTCCTCACCATCCTCTTATTCCTGTTGATTATCAG CTAACAGGGCAGCCTGTGTTAATTGGTGGTACCATGGGCACATGTAG TTATGTTCTGACTGGTACAGAGAAGGGAATGACCGAAACGTTTGGAACGACATGCCACGGAGCT GGTCGAGCATTGTCAAGAGCCAAATCACG ACGAAACTTGGACTACCAGGACGTGCTGGAGAACCTCGCGCAGAAAGGCATCTCGATTAGGGTGGCTTCACCCAAACTCGTCATGGAAGAG GCTCCAGAATCATATAAAAATGTCACAGATGTCGTCGATACTT GTCATTCTGCCGGAATCAGTAAGAAAGCCATCAAGCTGAGGCCTATTGCTGTCATCAAAGGTTAA
- the LOC5520395 gene encoding ATP-dependent RNA helicase MAK5: protein MSEGKKRNRKRKWRSVALENPSFFSGDMEGFVSLEELNDYTLEKKVIEGGRMEGEGKIMSFSIKTPDDSDSGEDSKVEPVNKKKKKKKKKVAKKKDNDTVTQQESQEKEKGSDAEGLSNQKVQGSLIDMSEWEGLGVAPDILRALGDQGFSKPTPIQSLSIPPALLYHRDIIGAAETGSGKTLAFGIPIIQHIEAYKKRKAEQSPSDKESDLESQGYPLLALIMAPTRELALQVKDHLVKAAKYTSVKVAAIVGGMAAPKQQRLLKQRPEIVVATPGRLWELISQQEEHVSNIQLLRYLVIDEADRMVEQGHYEELSSILELIHLKKSGNMEVDQEDAERPSNSSKTPEKARLQKFIFSATLTLPKSFKKRGREKTVSKGELLASLMDKIHLERKRSKVIDVTSSRGTVETLTEAKITCTKEDKDVYLYYFLLKYPGRTLVFANTIDCVRRLTSILRLVQLNPLPLHASMQQRQRLKNLDRFKASNTGLLLATDVAARGLDIANIEHVIHYQVPKDPEVYVHRSGRTARASHEGLSVVLVGPEDLAHYRKTMKTLNNGEDLGSFPVDVSYLPGIRNRLSIARQIDKEELKVSKKKSSNSWILNSAKAMDIEVDEDLLEDLGDSHDQKVQRTKLAHLKASLNEQLKSPLVPLGFSGKYPTKTGKLVMPGIQGQCPDDESPRAVTDVTRNKKRKKR from the exons ATGTCAGAGGGTAAGAAGAGAAATAGAAAGCGTAAATGGCGTTCTGTGGCGCTAGAAAATCCGTCCTTTTTCTCCGGGGATATGGAAGGGTTCGTTTCTCTGGAAGAGTTGAACGATTATACCCTTGAGAAGAAAGTTATCGAGGGGGGGCGAATGGAAGGTGAAGGTAAAATTATGAGCTTTTCCATCAAGACTCCTGATGATTCGGATAGCGGCGAGGACAGTAAAGTAGAACCAGTGaacaagaagaagaaaaagaagaagaaaaaggtgGCGAAGAAGAAAGACAACGACACCGTTACACAACAAGAGAgtcaagagaaagaaaagggtAGTGATGCAGAGGGGCTATCAAACCAGAAAGTGCAAg GAtcattgattgacatgtctgAATGGGAGGGGCTTGGGGTTGCACCTGATATTTTGAGGGCCCTTGGTGATCAGGGATTTTCCAAGCCAACACCAATCCAGTCCTTGTCAATCCCACCCGCACTTCTTTATCATAGGGACATCATTGGTGCTGCTGAAACA GGTTCAGGGAAAACCTTGGCTTTTGGGATCCCTATTATTCAGCATATTGAGGCATACAAAAAACGTAAGGCAGAACAAAGTCCTTCTGATAAGGAGAGTGATTTAGAATCGCAAGGCTACCCACTACTGGCATTAATCATGGCGCCAACTCGTGAACTGGCTCTTCAAGTCAAGGACCATCTGGTTAAAGCAGCAAAGTACACATCAGTCAAG GTTGCAGCAATTGTTGGTGGGATGGCTGCACCAAAGCAACAAAGACTACTCAAGCAGCGCCCAGAAATTGTTGTGGCCACCCCTGGTAGATTATGGGAGCTTATTTCACAG CAAGAGGAGCATGTCAGCAATATACAGCTGCTGCGGTATTTAGTGATTGATGAAGCTGATCGCATGGTGGAGCAAGGGCACTACGAGGAGTTGTCTTCAATACTAGAACTTATTCATCTTAAAAA GAGTGGGAATATGGAAGTTGATCAAGAGGATGCAGAAAGACCATCCAACAGCTCAA AAACTCCTGAGAAGGCAAGATTGCAAAAATTCATTTTCTCTGCGACCCTTACACTTCCAAAGTCATTCAAGAAGAGAGGAAGAGAAAAAACAGTTTCAAAGGGAGAATTATTAG CCTCATTGATGGACAAGATTCATCTGGAGAGAAAGAGGTCCAAAGTGATTGATGTCACAAGCTCAAGGGGCACTGTGGAAACACTGACTGAGGCCAAGATCACATGTACTAAGGAAGACAAG GATGTGTACTTGTATTATTTTCTTCTGAAATATCCTGGCCGCACCCTGGTGTTTGCCAACACAATTGATTGCGTCCGTCGCCTGACGTCCATCCTTCGCCTTGTACAGCTTAACCCATTACCTCTCCATGCTAGTATGCAGCAGAGACAACGCCTAAAGAATCTTGATAG GTTCAAGGCAAGCAACACAGGGCTTTTGCTAGCTACAGATGTGGCTGCTCGAGGGCTGGACATAGCAAACATAGAACATGTTATTCACTACCAAGTGCCAAAAGATCCTGAG GTTTATGTCCATCGTAGTGGTCGCACAGCACGTGCCAGCCATGAAGGCCTGAGTGTTGTACTGGTTGGACCAGAAGACCTGGCGCACTACCGTAAAACCATGAAGACACTGAATAATG GAGAAGACCTTGGCTCTTTTCCTGTTGATGTTTCATACCTCCCTGGCATCAGAAATAGGTTGTCTATAGCACGTCAGATTGACAAAGAAGAACTCAA AGTGAGCAAGAAAAAGTCTTCCAACAGTTGGATCTTAAATTCTGCAAAAGCAATGGATATCGAGGTGGATGAAGATTT ACTTGAAGATTTAGGTGATTCTCACGACCAGAAGGTCCAACGAACTAAGCTTGCACATCTTAAAG cGTCGTTAAATGAGCAGCTCAAGTCTCCCCTAGTCCCTCTCGGTTTCAGCGGGAAATATCCCACCAAGACCGGCAAACTTGTTATGCCTGGCATTCAAG gtcaaTGCCCAGACGATGAGTCCCCTAGGGCAGTTACAGACGTAACGAGAAATAAGAAGAGGAAGAAGCGATAA